A genome region from Magnolia sinica isolate HGM2019 chromosome 8, MsV1, whole genome shotgun sequence includes the following:
- the LOC131252998 gene encoding zinc finger protein ZAT11-like encodes MKHMRDDREMDMDGEMESIRTANFLMLLARGNETERESQPLSRVFECKTCNRQFPSFQALGGHRASHKKPRLLDDHHGRMQNLQKPKVHECSICGLEFAIGQALGGHMRRHRNTIEGFSEVQPVVKRSNSRRIFSLDLNLTPDENESNIMSGVLGGKISLVH; translated from the coding sequence ATGAAGCACATGAGGGACGACAGAGAGATGGACATGGACGGAGAGATGGAGAGCATCCGCACTGCCAATTTTCTTATGTTGCTTGCTCGTGGAAACGAGACGGAGCGGGAATCTCAGCCGTTGAGCCGCGTCTTCGAGTGCAAGACGTGTAatcgtcaattcccttcatttcaagcTCTTGGGGGTCATCGTGCTAGTCATAAGAAGCCGCGGCTCCTCGACGATCATCATGGCCGGATGCAGAACTTGCAAAAGCCTAAAGTTCATGAGTGTTCTATATGTGGACTGGAGTTCGCGATCGGTCAGGCCTTAGGTGGGCATATGAGGCGCCATAGAAATACGATAGAGGGATTCTCTGAAGTGCAACCTGTTGTGAAGAGATCGAATAGTAGGCGAATTTTCTCATTGGACTTGAACCTAACTCCTGATGAGAATGAATCGAATATCATGTCGGGTGTTTTGGGTGGGAAGATTTCTTTGGTCCATTGA